Proteins encoded within one genomic window of Pseudalkalibacillus sp. SCS-8:
- the pxpB gene encoding 5-oxoprolinase subunit PxpB, with protein sequence MNYELSPLGDAAVIIQLGTDISLDTHHAVRSLTRYLEDHPIPGTLDLVPAFTSVTLYYNPIQVQDHNDHDSQGEHSPYESMCKKLHNILERFEPSSEKEARTIEIPVCYGGELGPDLEEVADHNQLSVDEVIDIHSNGDYLVYMLGFAPGFPYIGGMSEKIATPRRDDPRTSIPAGSVGIAGSQTGVYPIETPGGWQLIGQTPLKLFDLDQDPPTLLEAGDKIRFKPISLSEFKELKEGQS encoded by the coding sequence TTGAATTATGAATTAAGCCCATTAGGGGACGCAGCAGTCATCATCCAGCTTGGTACGGATATCTCATTGGATACACACCATGCTGTAAGAAGCTTGACTCGTTACTTGGAAGACCACCCGATTCCAGGGACATTGGATCTGGTTCCTGCATTCACGTCGGTTACATTGTATTACAACCCGATTCAGGTCCAGGACCATAACGATCATGATAGCCAAGGAGAACACTCTCCATATGAAAGCATGTGTAAAAAGCTGCACAATATCTTGGAACGATTTGAGCCTTCGTCTGAAAAAGAGGCACGGACCATTGAAATCCCAGTCTGCTATGGGGGAGAGTTGGGGCCAGACCTGGAAGAGGTCGCAGATCATAATCAATTGAGTGTGGACGAAGTGATCGACATTCATTCCAACGGAGATTACCTGGTGTACATGCTTGGATTTGCACCTGGCTTCCCTTATATAGGAGGAATGTCTGAAAAGATCGCAACACCAAGGAGGGATGATCCACGCACATCCATACCTGCAGGATCAGTCGGGATAGCGGGATCGCAAACAGGTGTATATCCAATCGAGACACCTGGCGGTTGGCAGCTGATCGGCCAAACTCCTCTCAAGCTGTTTGACCTTGATCAAGACCCGCCGACATTGCTTGAAGCAGGGGACAAGATCCGTTTCAAGCCGATTTCCCTGTCCGAATTCAAGGAACTGAAGGAGGGGCAATCATGA
- a CDS encoding biotin-dependent carboxyltransferase family protein gives MRIIKSGLQTTIQDAGRYGYQRFGVIVSGVMDQMAYRIGNILVGNQGNEASIEMTMKGPEIEFEEDALITITGGNLSPTIDGNLIKLWRPIYVRAGTVLKFGGCTSGCRAYLAVGGGIDVPEVMDSRSTYMRAGIGGHEGRALKDDDCLKLCKPGERSNEILKLLKDPDQPYVESDWSSASEWSTEESDENIIRFIPGREWSLFTQESQEAFTGEEFQLTPQSDRMGFRFKGAQLQLSEKIDMISEAVAFGTVQVPSEGNPIILLADRQTAGGYPKIAQIATADFSKVVQLKPGEKVRFKKITHKEAEKLFIEQEEHVQQIEQGISLKLREGGYNG, from the coding sequence ATGAGAATCATCAAATCAGGATTACAAACGACCATCCAGGATGCTGGCCGCTATGGTTATCAGCGCTTCGGTGTCATTGTCAGTGGTGTTATGGATCAAATGGCGTATCGAATCGGGAACATACTCGTCGGAAATCAAGGGAATGAAGCGTCGATTGAAATGACGATGAAGGGTCCTGAGATCGAATTCGAGGAAGATGCATTGATTACCATTACAGGTGGCAACCTCTCCCCGACTATAGATGGTAACCTGATCAAGCTATGGAGACCGATCTATGTTAGGGCTGGTACTGTACTGAAGTTCGGTGGATGTACCTCAGGGTGCCGCGCTTATCTCGCAGTAGGGGGAGGAATCGATGTCCCGGAGGTCATGGACAGCCGATCTACTTATATGCGCGCTGGAATTGGAGGCCATGAAGGAAGGGCATTGAAGGATGACGATTGCCTCAAGCTCTGTAAACCAGGTGAAAGGTCAAACGAAATTCTCAAATTGTTAAAGGATCCGGATCAACCTTATGTCGAATCGGATTGGTCCTCAGCTTCGGAATGGAGTACGGAAGAGAGCGATGAGAACATAATACGCTTCATTCCTGGAAGAGAATGGTCACTGTTCACTCAAGAAAGCCAGGAAGCGTTTACTGGGGAGGAATTTCAGCTGACCCCCCAATCAGATCGAATGGGATTCCGATTCAAAGGTGCACAACTCCAATTATCTGAGAAGATCGACATGATATCTGAGGCTGTTGCGTTCGGGACGGTACAGGTCCCTTCTGAAGGGAACCCGATCATCCTTTTAGCAGATCGTCAAACGGCGGGAGGTTACCCGAAAATCGCCCAGATTGCGACCGCTGATTTCTCTAAGGTTGTCCAGCTGAAGCCGGGGGAAAAGGTCCGCTTCAAGAAGATCACACACAAAGAAGCTGAAAAATTGTTCATTGAACAAGAAGAACACGTACAACAGATCGAGCAAGGCATTTCATTGAAACTGAGAGAAGGAGGCTATAACGGATGA
- a CDS encoding 5-oxoprolinase subunit PxpA: MKKVDLNCDLGESFGTYQKGRDEEILDFVTSANIACGYHAGDPSVMRKTVKLALEKEVGIGAHPGLPDLMGFGRRPMQISPEEAYEMVVYQVGALYGFVKAEGGTMQHVKPHGGLYNMAAKDGKIADAIAEAVYDINPDLILFGLSGSELVKAGERAGLRTASEVFSDRTYQEDGSLTSRTLPNALIEEEEQSVEQVVRMVLEGKVKCLQGMDIPIKADTICIHGDGPHALQFARTIQNGLKASDIKIEQIRNIEG; the protein is encoded by the coding sequence ATGAAAAAGGTCGATTTGAATTGTGATCTCGGGGAAAGTTTCGGGACCTATCAGAAAGGAAGAGATGAAGAGATTCTTGATTTCGTTACGTCCGCAAACATTGCTTGTGGCTATCACGCTGGAGATCCCTCTGTCATGCGGAAGACGGTGAAGCTCGCTTTGGAAAAAGAGGTAGGGATTGGTGCACATCCGGGCCTTCCAGATCTGATGGGATTCGGTCGACGTCCGATGCAAATCTCACCAGAGGAAGCGTATGAAATGGTCGTTTATCAAGTCGGTGCACTGTATGGGTTCGTAAAGGCAGAAGGTGGGACGATGCAGCATGTGAAGCCGCATGGTGGTCTGTATAATATGGCTGCAAAGGATGGAAAGATTGCAGATGCCATCGCTGAAGCCGTCTACGATATAAATCCAGACTTGATTCTATTCGGTTTGTCAGGAAGTGAATTGGTAAAGGCGGGAGAGCGAGCGGGTCTTCGGACAGCTAGTGAGGTTTTTTCGGATCGGACGTATCAAGAGGACGGCTCATTAACATCCCGGACACTTCCGAATGCGCTGATTGAGGAAGAGGAACAGTCAGTCGAACAGGTCGTGAGGATGGTTCTAGAAGGGAAAGTGAAATGCCTTCAAGGAATGGACATTCCAATCAAAGCCGACACAATTTGTATCCATGGTGATGGACCACACGCACTTCAATTTGCCCGGACCATCCAGAATGGATTGAAGGCATCAGACATCAAGATCGAACAGATTCGTAATATAGAGGGGTAA
- a CDS encoding NRAMP family divalent metal transporter, with translation MMKQSNRSILLGAAFLMATSAIGPGFLTQTTYFTEALLASFGFVILISIIIDIGAQLNIWRIIAVAERRTQDIANMVLPGLGYFVAFLIVLGGLAFNIGNIAGAGLGSNVIFGVSPEMGAFLSGLIAIGIFLLREANKIMDRFTQVLGFVMIALTVYVMFASTPPVGEAVQKTFIPDTIDVMAIITLVGGTVGGYITFSGGHRLLDAGVKGVDSLPEVTKSSVSAIGIASIMRIFLFLATLGVVAQGLTLDPSNPPASVFQLAAGNIGYKMFGVIMWSAAITSVIGAAYTSVSFIRTINPKLEQYHKYLIIAFIALSTLVFVSIGKPVNVLILVGALNGLILPISLGVMLIAAHKPKIVGDYKHPIWLTVFGGIIVVAMSYMGVLTMIDQIPKLFQ, from the coding sequence ATGATGAAACAGTCTAATCGCAGTATTTTATTAGGCGCGGCGTTCCTTATGGCAACGTCCGCAATCGGACCAGGATTCCTGACACAAACAACTTATTTTACAGAGGCCTTATTGGCGAGCTTCGGTTTCGTCATCTTGATCTCGATCATCATCGACATTGGTGCACAATTGAATATCTGGCGAATCATTGCGGTCGCTGAACGACGGACCCAGGATATTGCAAATATGGTACTTCCAGGGCTCGGGTACTTCGTCGCATTCTTGATAGTTCTTGGCGGACTAGCGTTCAACATCGGGAACATCGCCGGTGCAGGCCTAGGCTCCAACGTCATCTTCGGGGTCTCTCCGGAAATGGGTGCGTTCTTGAGCGGACTCATCGCGATCGGTATTTTCCTGTTACGTGAAGCGAACAAAATCATGGATCGTTTCACACAGGTGCTAGGGTTCGTGATGATTGCGCTCACGGTATACGTTATGTTCGCTTCGACACCTCCGGTAGGAGAAGCGGTGCAGAAGACGTTCATCCCTGATACGATTGACGTCATGGCGATCATTACACTTGTCGGTGGTACAGTCGGAGGGTACATCACGTTCTCCGGTGGACACAGATTACTTGATGCAGGTGTAAAAGGGGTCGACTCCTTACCGGAAGTGACGAAAAGCTCCGTCTCAGCAATCGGTATCGCATCCATCATGCGTATTTTCCTTTTCTTAGCGACATTAGGTGTTGTCGCCCAGGGATTGACACTCGATCCTTCCAACCCACCTGCTTCTGTATTCCAGCTGGCAGCAGGAAATATCGGGTATAAGATGTTCGGGGTCATCATGTGGTCTGCAGCGATCACCTCCGTCATCGGTGCAGCGTATACGTCTGTGTCATTCATACGGACAATCAATCCGAAGCTTGAGCAATATCACAAATATTTAATCATTGCTTTCATCGCATTATCGACACTTGTCTTCGTATCCATCGGTAAACCGGTCAACGTCTTGATTCTTGTGGGAGCATTGAACGGATTGATTTTACCGATTTCATTAGGTGTAATGCTTATTGCTGCTCACAAACCGAAAATTGTCGGGGACTACAAGCATCCGATCTGGCTGACGGTATTCGGAGGGATCATTGTCGTTGCGATGTCCTATATGGGCGTACTCACGATGATTGATCAGATTCCGAAGCTGTTCCAATAG
- a CDS encoding putative hydro-lyase, with amino-acid sequence MASYGDLKPAEARELCRLNEWNKPTSGMANGYTQTNLVVLPKELAFDFMLFCQRNPKPCPVLDVTEPGSPIPIMAAPQADLLTDLPKYHVYEKGVLTEKKMDITSLWKDDMVGFLLGCSFTFEKALLDKGVPVRQIEEGKNVPMYQTNIPCEKAGPFEGEMVVSMRPIPAKDVAKAVQITSKYPSVHGAPVHIGSPEQLGIKNLDQPDFGDAVTIREGEVPVFWACGVTPQSVAMKVKPDLMITHAPGHMFITDWTDAQFEVL; translated from the coding sequence ATGGCGAGCTATGGTGATTTGAAGCCTGCTGAAGCAAGAGAATTGTGTCGGTTGAATGAATGGAACAAACCGACATCAGGGATGGCAAATGGCTATACACAGACCAATCTTGTAGTCCTACCGAAGGAACTCGCGTTTGATTTCATGTTATTTTGCCAGCGTAATCCGAAGCCCTGCCCAGTATTGGATGTGACAGAGCCGGGTTCGCCGATTCCTATCATGGCGGCACCTCAAGCTGATTTACTGACTGATCTGCCTAAGTATCATGTGTATGAAAAAGGTGTCCTTACCGAAAAAAAGATGGATATCACCTCTCTTTGGAAAGACGATATGGTCGGATTCTTGCTTGGTTGCAGTTTTACATTTGAAAAAGCTCTTCTCGATAAAGGGGTGCCAGTCCGACAGATCGAAGAAGGTAAGAATGTTCCGATGTACCAAACGAACATCCCATGTGAGAAGGCGGGTCCTTTTGAAGGAGAAATGGTTGTCAGTATGAGACCGATCCCAGCCAAGGATGTCGCGAAAGCTGTCCAGATTACTTCGAAATATCCTTCCGTCCATGGTGCTCCAGTTCACATTGGTAGTCCAGAGCAGCTTGGTATCAAGAACCTGGATCAGCCTGACTTCGGGGATGCCGTGACGATTAGAGAAGGGGAAGTGCCAGTGTTCTGGGCATGTGGGGTCACACCACAGTCGGTGGCAATGAAGGTCAAACCTGATCTGATGATTACGCACGCCCCTGGACACATGTTCATTACAGATTGGACCGATGCCCAGTTCGAGGTCCTTTAA
- a CDS encoding purine/pyrimidine permease translates to MGLLLASFQWFVFILAGSIVAPLTIGAAFGMSVEEISSFVQRTFFVIGIVSLLQGIFGHRKPIVEGPAVLWWSVFLLFAGLESVTPEGAVKTLRSIEMGLIISGILFLMLSFLRVIHYVKRLFTPVVTGTYFILLVAQISGPFMKGITGVGYRTNEVDGPVALAALLTALITILFTRGKSVFLRSYSVLFGIAVGWLMFQVFGLTKPVSSPTTNWITYPEIWVWGTPVFDLGIVITSVVVTLLLMINFVASIDVVGNVVGEKGDGRYEQSGVVMGFSQLFSSLFSTVGMVPLSYTAGFLLATKLTERLPYLIGSAIILLLSFFPSITMFVAAIPAPVGYASMLLAFSNMLIIGFKAYKEAGDHEANMFIISLSLMIGLGAMFLTPASLSGVHPAVASLMNNGLIIGVILCILLEQTIKGNKKRRGLPG, encoded by the coding sequence GTGGGGTTATTGTTAGCTTCTTTCCAATGGTTCGTATTCATCCTTGCCGGTAGTATCGTCGCCCCTCTCACAATTGGGGCGGCATTCGGAATGTCAGTTGAGGAAATCTCCAGCTTCGTACAAAGGACATTCTTCGTCATCGGGATCGTTTCCCTCTTGCAAGGGATTTTCGGACACCGAAAACCGATTGTTGAGGGTCCTGCCGTATTATGGTGGAGCGTCTTCCTGCTTTTTGCAGGTTTAGAGTCGGTGACGCCAGAGGGTGCCGTCAAAACATTGAGAAGCATTGAAATGGGACTCATAATCAGTGGAATCCTGTTTTTGATGCTAAGTTTCTTACGGGTGATCCATTATGTCAAAAGGCTCTTCACCCCGGTTGTCACTGGGACGTACTTCATTCTGTTAGTCGCCCAGATCAGCGGTCCATTCATGAAAGGGATAACGGGTGTGGGATATCGCACAAATGAGGTAGATGGGCCAGTTGCTCTTGCAGCTCTTTTAACGGCGCTCATCACGATCCTGTTCACACGAGGAAAATCGGTTTTCCTACGAAGTTATTCAGTCCTGTTCGGAATTGCGGTAGGATGGCTGATGTTCCAGGTGTTCGGATTGACGAAGCCGGTCTCTTCTCCAACAACCAATTGGATAACGTATCCCGAAATTTGGGTATGGGGTACGCCGGTGTTTGATCTTGGAATCGTCATCACCTCAGTTGTCGTAACGTTGCTGTTGATGATCAATTTCGTGGCAAGCATTGATGTTGTCGGAAATGTAGTAGGGGAGAAAGGCGATGGTAGATATGAACAATCCGGTGTGGTCATGGGCTTCAGTCAACTCTTCTCAAGCTTGTTCTCGACCGTCGGAATGGTGCCCTTATCGTATACAGCAGGCTTTCTTTTGGCCACGAAGCTGACAGAACGTCTGCCTTATTTGATCGGAAGTGCCATCATTTTGTTGTTAAGCTTCTTTCCAAGCATTACGATGTTCGTTGCAGCCATACCCGCTCCGGTCGGATATGCGAGTATGCTTCTCGCCTTTTCCAATATGCTCATCATCGGTTTCAAAGCCTATAAAGAAGCAGGGGATCATGAGGCGAACATGTTCATCATCAGTCTTTCTTTAATGATTGGATTAGGGGCGATGTTCTTGACACCAGCATCATTATCCGGTGTTCATCCGGCCGTGGCGTCGCTCATGAATAACGGCCTGATCATCGGTGTCATCCTGTGTATCTTACTTGAACAGACTATAAAAGGAAATAAAAAGAGAAGAGGGCTACCTGGTTGA
- the modB gene encoding molybdate ABC transporter permease subunit: MIDSFWSPIYLSLTIAITAGCIVGVIGILIGRLMARRSFRGKTAIETFLMLPLVLPPTVVGFLLIVLFGINSPVGRLIEALFNQTLIFTWWAAVVAAVVVSFPLMYQSAKTGFASVNSEIEDAAKMDGAKSFDVFMKISIPLASQALITGLVLSFTRALGEFGATLMFAGNIPGKTQTVPTAIYIAFDTGQKELAWLWVGSIILLSYGLLFLIYRLSRQTT, encoded by the coding sequence ATGATCGATTCCTTTTGGTCTCCTATTTATTTATCTCTGACAATCGCGATTACAGCTGGATGTATCGTGGGGGTCATCGGAATTCTTATCGGACGTTTAATGGCACGACGATCTTTTCGGGGAAAAACGGCGATCGAGACGTTCCTGATGCTTCCCCTGGTCCTTCCCCCTACTGTGGTCGGGTTTCTTCTAATTGTTCTTTTCGGAATAAACAGCCCGGTCGGCAGACTTATTGAAGCTCTGTTCAACCAGACACTCATCTTTACATGGTGGGCTGCAGTCGTTGCTGCTGTCGTCGTTTCGTTTCCACTCATGTATCAATCTGCGAAAACAGGATTCGCCTCTGTGAACTCCGAAATTGAAGATGCTGCGAAAATGGATGGCGCCAAATCCTTTGACGTTTTTATGAAGATATCCATCCCATTGGCGAGCCAGGCGCTTATTACAGGATTGGTTCTCAGTTTCACACGCGCTCTCGGTGAATTCGGTGCCACACTCATGTTTGCTGGGAATATACCGGGGAAGACGCAAACTGTGCCGACTGCCATTTATATCGCCTTCGATACTGGACAGAAGGAATTGGCTTGGTTATGGGTCGGGTCCATCATATTGCTTTCCTATGGTCTGTTGTTTCTCATTTACCGCCTTTCGCGTCAGACAACGTAA
- the modA gene encoding molybdate ABC transporter substrate-binding protein produces the protein MGFRMLSALFSLCVLVLAGCSSTENDGHAKKELHVMAAISLSDALKELELQFEKEHPQINIILNFAASGTLQRQIEQGAPADLFISASEAKFKKLQQKDMLHPDFTTDLLQNELVVITGKKSAIDLSSTQTLSSLQKKDIKRFSIGVPDSVPAGQYAKEALQESSLWSNIEDRIVYAKDVRQVLAYVETGNADIGFVYATDVKHASDITVLHKIDPTLHTAIIYPAGILKGTKHLEQAERFYQYLQGSNARAIFQDFGFTPID, from the coding sequence ATGGGTTTCAGGATGTTATCGGCACTTTTTTCTTTGTGTGTTCTCGTGCTGGCTGGTTGTTCCTCAACCGAAAACGACGGGCATGCTAAAAAGGAACTGCACGTGATGGCAGCTATCAGCCTCAGTGATGCCTTGAAAGAATTGGAGCTTCAATTTGAAAAAGAGCATCCCCAAATCAATATCATCTTGAATTTTGCGGCCTCTGGTACCCTTCAACGACAAATTGAGCAAGGGGCACCAGCTGATCTGTTCATATCCGCCTCAGAAGCGAAGTTCAAAAAGCTGCAACAGAAAGATATGTTGCACCCTGATTTCACTACTGACCTGCTACAAAATGAGCTTGTCGTGATTACGGGAAAGAAGAGCGCGATTGACCTTTCCTCCACTCAAACGCTTTCTTCCTTGCAAAAAAAGGACATCAAGCGTTTTTCAATCGGGGTTCCAGATTCAGTACCTGCTGGGCAGTATGCGAAAGAAGCCCTGCAAGAAAGCAGCCTTTGGTCGAATATCGAAGACCGGATCGTCTATGCAAAGGATGTCCGTCAAGTGTTAGCTTATGTAGAAACAGGCAATGCCGATATCGGGTTTGTCTATGCGACGGATGTCAAACACGCTTCAGATATCACGGTTCTTCACAAAATCGATCCAACCTTACATACTGCCATCATTTATCCTGCTGGCATACTGAAAGGAACCAAACACCTTGAACAAGCGGAACGTTTTTATCAATATCTTCAAGGTTCAAATGCAAGAGCAATCTTTCAAGATTTTGGCTTCACGCCTATAGATTGA